The DNA segment NNNNNttttttttttttttttttttccgaaatAGAGAGATTCAATGGGTCTCTTTTTTGTGGATTGGAGTGAAATTGGTCAGTTGTTTCGATAATATAGGATTTCAGATTTCGAAGAAAAAATAACTTGTGGGTAATGAAAGCATATGCATATATACAtgtaaattacataaaatatatgaaatttagaATTAAAACGGAGGAGACGGCTACAGTTGGCTCCACCACCCTGGATGCCTGATCTTGAACTTGTTCTACCAGGTTGACATTTTTGGGGAAGAGAGTTTTTTTAACTAAAGGATGGGAATAACTGATATCTATTCTCCTATAGTTTGAAATTttccaatatttttataaactgAATAATTTGCAGGATCATTAATTTCCAAAGCTGTTTGGCTAAGTATTTCTCAGATTAATTTTACACAGAACATACCAGATGGGACTTGAACTTATAGACATTCCTCTTGAATTTAGTACgtataaaattataatcgacGTTCATTTTTCTTGTATCGGTGTTACCATGGATCAGGATTATGGCTAACCGTCAATCTGCTGCTCGATCCAAAGAGAGAAAGGCACACTACATGTCTGAGCTCGAGAGAAAAATTCAGAACCTTCAAACGGAAGCGACAACTCTCTCTGCACAACTCACACTGTTTCAGGTAGTGCTTCATTACAGCTATTCTGaccttttttgttttatttatgcTACAGATTTTGAGGGGACAACCATTTCTAGATTTTCCTTCCCTTGTTCTTGGTAACATTTAAAGGCCAAAGTAGTTTGATTCATTTCAACTTCTCAAGATGAGCAAAATTTTCTTGGGATTATGCAGAATACCAAGTGTATAAATCTTTTTCTGTACAATTACCGATATCATACGGATTCTCTTCTTTAAAATGGCCGCCAATATTCCCTTCTGAGATGTTCTCTGTACTGAAAACTGCAGTATATTCGTCTCTGTAAATTGTACCAGAATGTAAGCTGCTGCCGATGGATAGGGTGCATTCTTACTTCGGATATATTATTTGATGGCTCCATggtttgagaaaatatttgttctTGCAGAGAGACACAACAGGGCTGAGTAATGAAAACACAGAGCTCGAACTTCAGTTACAACGCATGGAACAGCAAGCACGGTTACGCGATGGTAAGCAGCAGCATGCTTTCATGCATGGTGAATTACTTTTTATTTGATAAACCGATTTGGCAAATTgcaaaatttaaatctttcatgGAGTTGCTATTTTGATTTGGTTACATTTACTCCCAAGCAATGCAATCGTGCAAATGCCGAAGGAGTTTTTGATTTCTCAGTTTGAAATTTCGAACCATGTCCGAGTTGCCTTTGTAAGAAATTATAAAAATGGTCAATGAATTCGGTAGGATCTCCCACATAACATATCAGTGTGTTTTGCAGCACTCAATGAAGCACTGAGGCAAGAAGTAGACAGACTCAGAGCGGCCACCGGAGAAATATCTTCCGCCACCTCAGATGCAATTTTCAGCACTGCAATGCAGCATGTCCCGTACAATCCCCCCGCCTTCTTTTCCCATAACATCTCAAAAAACCTTCAACTCCCACCATTTCATCCCATTCATACTACCATGTCGAATCATCCGCATCCTATGACGACGTCTGCTGCGCATGTACTCGGTTTCTCCGACAGGTTGCACCAGGATCCTTTAGGTCACTTCCAGGGTCTCGATATCGGCAGCAGAGGCTCCAATCTTGTGAAATCTGAAGGCACTTCTCTTTCTGCCAGTGAAAGCAGCTACACATTGTGATTCAGGGTTTTTTCTTTTCCTATTTTGCATCTGTTTTAAGCCTATTTGTTTACTCACTTGTTCATACAACTGACACTGTTCAGCGTCCACATGAGTCATTGTAATTTGTAATCAACATTATTTCATTTGTTAAACATTTTGTAGAGTAGATTCATTCCACGTTTTCTCAGCTCTCacatgaaattaattaaataatttgaatttctttaatttatgttttgatattctaaaaataaatcaaagtaGAAAGCATTTTCAtcatctcaaaataaaaataatcatatattatatttttattgtaatctaccaaaatataattttactaCATTTCTATATATTGTCCTATCACCCAATCCTCACATTCTCCTTGAAAAcgctgtttttttaaaaaatatataatctacGTCTGAGATGTAATAATTGTTTTCGCTTTCGTTCTGTTGAACAATAGAAAGTTTGAGGTGATGTACGTTTTAAATCGGTTTAAATAATAGAGTTGCACCGTTATCATTATTAATAGTTTTAGGTAAATTGACAAACACTATATCTTACAATTAGTATCAGAGATAATGTTACGAGTTCAATTCTTACCGTGATTTTTAGTTATTGTGAATTGAATTGTTGtgattcaataaaaaaataaaacagtaGGTTTTGatttcataatattaattttttttaataatataaaaatccaCTTTAGCATCGacttttttggaattttatttaaaaaataatttatattgcCGATACAAACCAAATAAAATCGAAATTCTGCTGTATAATCAAAATCGTAAATTAaagtttatttataaaaaaaatttacacaatatataacatcatgaacgtaaatatttgataaaattcaagAGAAGATTCCATGGAACGAAACAGGAGATGACACACAATTTGTACTACACTTCTTGAAGTACAAGTCCAAGCAGTACAATTCCAGACCAGTCCGGCTTGTACTATCGATCGAACAAAATTCCAGTCAACATATATACGCACACACAGTCTCCGTATATCAATCAGCTTCATCCGTTTCTTCTCTGAAAAATCTTGAAATCTAAGAAATGGCTGGTGTTGAATCCAAAGGGTTTCATGGACTGATCAAGCTATCGCTTCCCGATCTGTCCTACGGCTACGATGCACTGGAACCCACCATCAGTGGCGATATCATGAGGCTGCACCACCAGAAGCACCACCTGGCTTATGTCACCAATTACAACAAGGCTCTGGAGCAGCTCGACGGCGCCGTTTCCACTGGAGATGCCGCCACCGTCGTCAAGTTGCAGAGCGCCATCAAGTTCAATGGCGGAGGTTTTCATGTTATTAATATACAATCTTATGAATTGTTAAGACTCTCAGAGTGATGGTGGTtggtgaaaaaaataatttttgttgggTTCGAAAAAAGTTCAAAGATAATTGAGTATGGATCGAAAAGCTCAAGAATCGGTTTAATTTGTTTACGCTTGGTCCCAAACCttgtaacttttttttattaaaaaaaccaaTTAAAAATTTGAGTTAAAAGTGTTTTTCTACATAATGGTTTCATCCAAAATGCTCCTATGTTTACATGAGATTTTCAACTTGTAATCTTGTGTTTCAATTCACAGGTCATGTAAATCACTCAATTTTCTGGAAGAATCTTGCACCCGTTAGTGTAAGTTAAACATAAACAGTAATTTTACCACAAAAATTTGAAGCATGGAGCTTTCTTTCATTACAATGATGAAAAGATATGCTCTCCTTGCAGGAAGGTGGTGGTGAGCCTCCAAAGGGTCCTTTACGCGCCGCTATCGACAATGAATTCGGGTCCTTGGAAGCTCTAATTCAGAAGATGAATGCAGAAGGAGCTGCAGTACAGGGATCCGGATGGGTGGTAAGCCAATAATACTCACTCCAT comes from the Primulina huaijiensis isolate GDHJ02 chromosome 8, ASM1229523v2, whole genome shotgun sequence genome and includes:
- the LOC140983495 gene encoding transcription factor RF2b-like, producing the protein MQDPNFKLNQTPSHSAAMRPTHHRRAHSEVKFRLQEHLDLVSEQFDAPEGSFEEMGSVDDMFSTYMDIEKFGGGAGVGCGSGVVDSVALYNAGGTAAEGGDDGGKTAGGVARPRHRYSNSMDSSSLMLNESNIEAKTAMAPDKLAELWTIDPKRAKRIMANRQSAARSKERKAHYMSELERKIQNLQTEATTLSAQLTLFQRDTTGLSNENTELELQLQRMEQQARLRDALNEALRQEVDRLRAATGEISSATSDAIFSTAMQHVPYNPPAFFSHNISKNLQLPPFHPIHTTMSNHPHPMTTSAAHVLGFSDRLHQDPLGHFQGLDIGSRGSNLVKSEGTSLSASESSYTL
- the LOC140982233 gene encoding superoxide dismutase [Mn], mitochondrial-like, translated to MAGVESKGFHGLIKLSLPDLSYGYDALEPTISGDIMRLHHQKHHLAYVTNYNKALEQLDGAVSTGDAATVVKLQSAIKFNGGGHVNHSIFWKNLAPVSEGGGEPPKGPLRAAIDNEFGSLEALIQKMNAEGAAVQGSGWVWLGLDKELKRLVVDTTVNQDTLGTKGSNLVPLLGIDVWEHAYYLQYKNARPDYLKNIWNVMNWRYASQVYESP